tttatatattttaggaaactgtctatttgaAAATAAGTAATTTTGGGTCCCAATTTTtgcacaatttttatatagtttttatgttgtggaacccatattcgggttagggctaagtattatattgcatttaattttttataatttgaacactaattaaaatGTACCATTTctgtatgtttaatcacaaTATGAAGTTCAAAAGTCAAAATATACAACCAAAAGGGGAATAATCTAATATTAAAGGGGCCAATACCATATTTtccataaagtataatatatacaatataaatattgacTATATATGAAGTTGTATTATGGaatatcataattgcctattatataagccTTGATAACCCAtaactatattgaattatgtatatcataatatgtttctttattttatgaaaattttatttagtaaaacttataagcAGCGTcactattattttgatttaaattatattactccaattgaactgtaataatagatattcataaaatatatattcataaatatcgatcgagaatcgacaacgcaacattatctataaaagattgttatgcttctaacatattttgaaattttaattgtagttgttattctctttttgcattttacatttgtattaaaattagtaataatagaaGTTGCTTTATGCGCTTTAGTTTATTTATCATAGGATATAACAATAAGTTCGTTAtacaataaatttttaaattcatggttttgaagtatatataatttggaaatatattatatttaaaatagttaaaaaattaaatatagtatattaataaaattgaatgtcatattttgttataataattataaataatatgatagataaaATGCGTAATTATTAtgactatacatataatttagtaaaatatcaataattaatattgaaatattattttattgtgaaaccttcatataataaacattaatattattgaaaagacacataatacattataaaggtatcaattttatatatttgttaaagacCCAAATTGAGCtatgtagttttatatttttaaaaactgGATAATAGAGAAAAGGATAAAGTctcaattcatgttaaatgACATTTTATTACTCCATATCAAcgcgtattatattattagtttttattgaataataattttttaatttaaaacaacattacattatcatagaattaataaaatatagattttttaataaattatttgattgtatatacattaataactataacaataaaacatataagataaaaatgaacaatgtAGAACTGTTagcaaatatttatctaaatttatatattaaaaaagaaaatatatcttatctctcttcTCTTAAAGGTCAATATGACAACCTAATCAAAcctagttttatattatactttaaaattgcatcaatacttatttatatgttatataattaatattaaaagaaaggCATAGtaaatgtttaatatttactatttattattttaaaaacaatttacatttaaatacttatataaGATTTTAAATAGCATAATAAGTATGGGTTCATTGctaattgttattttaaagaatggaaaggatggcaaaatatatcataaaattacccaataaagtatatttctaaaatgaaatatgtaggaataaaaataaaattattgaaaatgttaaatataattcgaatgaatatatattaaataaaaacaatacaaatttatgtatatgcaattaaaaaagtgaacaatgcaacttattttgtaaatgttataattctAGAAAAGTCTGTATTATAtgttataagaaacaagcacataaaaaattaatctaTCCTattaaataactatttatatacttttaaggattatagtaataatgggtttcttaattgtttcgattttttcagtatattagttttggggtaccatttattaaaacaaaagatgtgacgttgtttattttttaaattaaaaaatatgtataagacgatatatttttaattccttaaaATGTTgcttaatttttataataatgctcATATACATGTTATTAAGGAAATCAATTTAtgtaaaattgtattatatatacatatgataaaaaatgtattaaacacCCCGCAAAATAAGGCAATTATCTAACtacaataaattatatattgttccatattatctttaaattaatattaaaaatgataataacagGATCAATTAcagatatttttatattatagttcaattattttgtcatttattaagcgtaaaaaatataaaataatatgatgttacataatctacatattataaacaagATAAAATTACAATGGATTATACCatggtatataaaaatttttaataaaatttgcttTTCCTTATATTTTTCGATGTTATATtacttataaattttattaaatttgattttataacagtttcattaacatatatttttattatacttttttaaaatgttttcttagtgcATGAGGTTTGATACATTGAGAAAATATTTACCCGATGAATTAAACAAGTCTACAAATTTAGATTTTAAAAGTTTAGGgaattttatgaattattGCTCTAATGGAGAATCAAAGGGAACAGAATGTAAGACTGAGCTCGATAAGATAAATGCTGCATGTCTATGGTTGTTTGAGCAAttgattttgaaaaataaaaatgatatcaACATGGCTgaatacattattatatggttaagttatatgttaaacctaaaAAATGATCAAAAAATCAACAATTTGAATGACTTTTATACtaattatatagaaaataatacgTATTATACTAATTGTGATAATGGTGGTAAAAATTGTAGTGACAAATTACAAAAAACAACAGGATACACAAATTATAAGGAAAtcatagataaaaaaaaggaattgCTGAGTATTAATTTGGGGgatatgtctaaattttatgatgcatttaaatcattatgtaacatgtataCTGAACTTCGTGCAGGAGAGTCAAACTGTGAGAAATGTTTAGAAAATGCTAAAGAATTTGTTAAAACATATGATgaatttaacaaaaattcTAATATTACTAAAGATAGTCCCTATTATCAAgtattgtctacattatcaaatgattatcataattttaaaaattattgtagTATGAATAATGTTGATTGTAGCAATATGCCACACCTTTCACCGATAAACATAAAAGAAAATGGTGTACAAAGTTCTGGAAAAATATTTGAACAGAATGGACAGGGTTTTGAGCAAATTTCTGAAGTTccatcatcaagttcgtcgataacaagcaaattaattccagttttatcgataatTGTTGCAATACCAATATTCTTgggaattttttataaggtaaataataaggaattaaagaattattttcattatatatatgcaaacgttgacaaaaaaatcatacgCTTCttaatgttttatattagtattcgttatttggatttcggaaacgatctcaaaaacaacatttaagagaaaagctaaaaaaataaataagaaaatggataattaatataagatTTGAAGAGTAATGGCTAtctcaggaatagtaataatgattgatatatgttaagaaattgtctagtttaaaataaatatttttttaccataatttttgaacataattattgggtctataataataattaaataatataatcaatatatatattgttatatatatatatttataacatttttatactgtttttgtataatttttaaacaatttttatgttgtgggtcaggGTTAAGTGTcatattgcatttaattttgaatatttttttataatttgataacaTCTATTAGTTTAAagaattgttttaaatatatataggaaataaattattaaaaatatgtataggaTAGGTTATAATTATTAAGATTCATATTAGGTCTAAATAtgtaagagaaaaaataaggatgaaaatgaatatgaaaaggaatgaataaaataatatattttggcaaataagaattttattttttgttaatataaattaatggTAAATGTGTTTAACTAtgtctttttgtattttattgcTAATTTGGAGTTATTGGTTTATGGGGGAATTTATCGAATATTGGAATCGATATAAAAAGATGATTCCAAAGCATCGATTTGGTCCTAGAAGAAAAGgttgatttaaataattacagCATTTAATATGAGAAATTAAGGAGAGAGGGAATtggaagaaaataattattatgatttcCTCCCTCAGTGACAACTGAACATAATGATAAATGAAGTAAGTGATGTAGGAATGGATTGAATGAAATAAAAGTATAAAGTGGTATTtggagaaaatatatataagggAGAGAAGTAAAGTTACGTCAaaggtatatttattttacacacattattttatgaattatgtacaaggtaaataaaaagaaagtTATGaagtatacaatttttaaaatatttcttcactatcaaatattatatatttttactatttttattttagtatTTGCCATTTGGATGGAGAAAGGgattgaagaaaaaaaaaacatgaaagAGGTTATAAACTCAActgatggaaaaaaataaaatgcaaataattataaattcatctaatcaaaaaaaacagaCTAAAAAATCAATAAATTCCGTTTGTGGAAAAATCTCCATTGTTAAATATGTACCAACTTATGCAAGGCGATCCTGtaccatttattaatttttttttttttttttttaattttttttgtttataaagaAATCACAATTCTTtagaattataaatttaattaatgtcttatattttttgttaaataacCAAAGCTCAGATGTTTATGATTCTGACTTtaaaattcaatataaatattaaaaataacaaataagTAAATtcgtttattattattataggtAAATAAACTCATAAGTatcatcaaaaaatatatatgtgtaatattataatataaatatatgtattttaatAATCTATATAAAACGATGTTGTTTAATCAATTCATTTGATTtccattataatatttctctaaaattataagaataaaataattaataatataatgaatgaataaaaaaaatatattttataaaataatttattattgaaaaaattcataataatatttttaaaaaatataaacagtGACCCTCTACGTCTCTATCATACAttgcaaaatataattgttttttatgcatattcagtaaaaaaaatataaaagtggATATTTCCTATAATTAAAAGTTGTGTTGTTGAATAAAAAATcaatgaaatataataatacattataaagatatcaattttatattattgttaaagatccaattcggaatatgtggttttatattataaaaaactgGATCAATGGAGAAAGGGTTAAAGGATCATTTAATGttaaatttcattttattattccatatgaacgcatattatattatcattatttaatgaaCCATCTTTAATAACAAACAACATTGTTTTATCACAGAAttaataaagtatataatttttaataaaatatttgaatgtatatacattgataactataataataaaatatataaggtaaaaatgaacaattcagaacatttaacaaatatttatataaatttaaatattaaaagagcaaatatatcttatctttCTCTTCTTAAAGGGTAATATAACAACccaattaaacatatttttctattatactttaaaacgtcaccaatagttatttatatgcttaacatttactatgtattattttaaaaacaattcaCATTTAAATAGCATAATAAACACGGGTTCAttgctaattgttgttttaaagaatggaaaggacggcaaaatatattataaaattacccaataaggcatatttttaaattgaagtatataagaataaaaatcaaGTTATAGTAATCATTAAAATGTACTATGAATTTATctgtattaaataaaaacaatataaatttatgtatatgcaattaaaaaagtgaacaatgcaacttattttatgaatgttataattttagaaaagtctatattatatattataagaaacaagtatataaatatttaaaatatattagaaaatatatatttatatactttaaggattatagtaatgaTGGGTTCCTTAATTGTTTCGATTTTTGCAGTATATTGTTTTTGGGGcaccatttattaaaacaaaagatatgGCGTTGGTTCTTTCATATGGTAAaccatatatataagtatatattttttaaattcataataaaagtatatccatttttatagtaAAATGATCccagatgttagtaagaatgcCATTTTTTGTacaaaatgcatcatatctatatttaatcaaaacaGTATTAATCAatcctctatttaaggtaatttatctaattgtcataaaataagtataatatgattttagtaatactactgtattattattttatattaatttaattattgaaaaacttataatatatttaactacagacagctGTTATTTATAGGGTTAAATTATTTGCGTCACATATTGGGAgcagtgtatataaaacagcatgattttattaaatttacaaatcaaaaataaaattccatcacgatgaataaaaatattgtatgtacattttttaataataataatttcctttacattttttgatattgtattatatatatatgattaaactttattttaataaaattttcaataatatacatttctaatatttgtttttaaatctttTCTTAGTGTCAACAGTTCAAATCTGTACGAACTTATTTTCCCGATGAATTGAAAGATGAtggaaattataattttttatatgatggTCAACATTTCAAAAAgtattgtaataataatagttgtGATAATAATCTCGAACAAATTAATTCTGCATGTTTACATTTGTTTAATGCATTATTTGGGGATCATAATGCGTTTAAAgataattcaaaaaataatatcgaTGTTGTTtattacattattatatggttaagttatatgttaagcCTAAAAGAAAACGGAATCAATAAATTAAACGACTTCTATACTAAgcatatagaaaaaaatacgCATTATACAAATACAATATATGGTGTTAGTGCTTATAATTGTTATAAGAAAATCATAGATCAAAAAAAGGATTTGTTggatatgaataataatattatatctaatttttataaagcatttaaatcattatgtgaAATGTATTCTACATTTGGTGGAAACACGTCAAATTGCAAAAAAATTTCGGATAAAGCTAATCAATTTTTTGAAGAATATAAAGAACTTAATAACTATTCTGATATTACTAAAGGTCGTccatattataaattattgtctACACTATCtaatgattatgataatttaaaaaatatatgtaaagaTGCTCAAGGAAGCAAGTTTCCAACACTTCCAGAGATAAACACACCGAAAGATACTATAAAAATTCCTGAAGAAACTTCTGAACAAAAATTT
Above is a window of Plasmodium yoelii strain 17X genome assembly, chromosome: 9 DNA encoding:
- a CDS encoding PIR protein; protein product: MDYTMCMRFDTLRKYLPDELNKSTNLDFKSLGNFMNYCSNGESKGTECKTELDKINAACLWLFEQLILKNKNDINMAEYIIIWLSYMLNLKNDQKINNLNDFYTNYIENNTYYTNCDNGGKNCSDKLQKTTGYTNYKEIIDKKKELLSINLGDMSKFYDAFKSLCNMYTELRAGESNCEKCLENAKEFVKTYDEFNKNSNITKDSPYYQVLSTLSNDYHNFKNYCSMNNVDCSNMPHLSPINIKENGVQSSGKIFEQNGQGFEQISEVPSSSSSITSKLIPVLSIIVAIPIFLGIFYKYSLFGFRKRSQKQHLREKLKK
- a CDS encoding PIR protein codes for the protein MNKNICQQFKSVRTYFPDELKDDGNYNFLYDGQHFKKYCNNNSCDNNLEQINSACLHLFNALFGDHNAFKDNSKNNIDVVYYIIIWLSYMLSLKENGINKLNDFYTKHIEKNTHYTNTIYGVSAYNCYKKIIDQKKDLLDMNNNIISNFYKAFKSLCEMYSTFGGNTSNCKKISDKANQFFEEYKELNNYSDITKGRPYYKLLSTLSNDYDNLKNICKDAQGSKFPTLPEINTPKDTIKIPEETSEQKFEQKSATNSAQNYDIRSSSSSIVSKLIPVVSIFVAISIFLGISYKYSLFGFRKRSQKHLREKLKK